CGGGCACAATGACAAGGCGCAGTACAGCGAGCGTCCGGACGATTATCAGAACAACATGGAGCGCTTGAACCGCAAGTTCGAAACCGCACGCTCCTATGTGCCTCGTCCTGAAGTTGTAGCGGATCGCGGAGAAAAGGCCGGGATCATCGCTTATGGGAGCAGCGATTTTGCGGTGCGCGAAAGCCGCGATCAGCTCGAGCACGAGTACCGAATTAGGACCGATTATCTACGCATTCGGGCGTTTCCGTTCAGCCGCGAAGTGCACGAGTTCGTGGCGAAGCACGAGCGGGTTTATGTCGTGGAGCAGAATCGCGACGCGCAAATGCTGAGTTTGCTGAAGCTTGATCTAAATACGTCGCAGACTCCGAAGCTGCGGAGCGTGCGTCACTTCAACGGCCTGCCGATCGACGCGCGCTCGGTAACCGACGACATCATTTCCCAGGAAGGGAAGTAGTTCATGGCGACCACTCCAACATCCACTCCGGCCCCGAAGACGAACCGGCTCGGACTGCAGGTTATCGACTATCGCGGCGGCAAGACTACTCTATGCGCCGGCTGCGGTCACAACGCGATCTCCGAGCGCGTGATCGACGCCATGTACGAAATGGGCGTGCAGCCCGAGCGCGTGCTCAAGCTATCTGGAATCGGCTGCTCATCGAAGACCCCGGCTTATTTCATCAGCCGTGCGCATAGCTTTAATTCCCTGCATGGTCGCATGCCGTCGGTCGCGACCGGCGCAGTGCTTGCGAATCGCAGCATGCTCTCCATTGGGGTAAGCGGCGACGGCGATACTGCGTCGATCGGCATGGGACAGTTCATCCATCTCATGCGGCGCAATCTACCGATCATCTACATCATCGAAGACAACGGCGTATATGGATTGACTAAAGGTCAATTCTCCGCAACCGCCGACCTGGGATCAAAACAGAAGTCGGGAGTGATCAATGATCTGCCTGCGATCGACACATGTGCGCTGGCGATCCAGATGGGCGCAACCTTCGTTGGGCGATCCTTCTCGGGCGACAAGAAGCAATTGCTCACGATGCTGAAGGCGGCTATTGCGCATCGGGGAACGGTGATGCTCGACGTGATATCGCCCTGCGTCACGTTCAATGACCATGAGGGCTCGACCAAGTCCTACAAATACGTTCAGGAGCACGAGGAGGCGATCTCTGAGGCCGGATTTGTGCCGCACTTCGAGGATATCGCGGTCGATTACGATCCCGGATCGACATTCGATGTGCAAATGCACGACGGTTCCCATCTGCGTCTGCGCAAGCTGCACGAGGATTACGATCCCACCAACAAGACGAACGCAGTGAAGAACCTGATGGAAGCGCATGAGAAAGGCGAGGTTCTCACTGGAGTGTTCTATATCGATACGCAGAAGCCAAACTTCGTTGATCTGCTGCACATCACGGAGACGCCGCTTGCGCATCTGCCGCAGGAGGTTGTGCGTCCACCCAAGCGCGCGTTGGACGAGGTGATGGAGAGCCTGAGGTAGAAAAAGCACTCAGCACTGCGCACTCAGTATTCAGCCGGTGTACTTCATGGGCTTCCTACAACGTCGCTGCGATCCGCAAAACCCGCGATAATGTCAGTATTCTCAAAAGTCGTTGGTCAGCTGAATGCTGAGTGCTCTCTTTCATGAAAGTATTCGTCACAGGTGCAACCGGATTTGTCGGCAGCCATGTTGCTGAGCTGCTTCAACAGCAGGGGGCGGAGCTGCGCCTGCTGGTGCGCCGAGGCAGTCGAACGGACAACATCGACTCTCTTCGCGCCGATCGCGTTGAGGGTGATCTCGGCGATTTCTCTTCTCTGAGTCGCGGGATGTCGGGCTGCGAAGTTGTGTTTCACGTTGCTGCCGATTACCGATTGTGGGTGCGCAATCCCCATGAGATGTACCGCGCTAATGTTGACGGAACTCTCTCGGTGATCGATGCCGCGCGCCAGGCGGGTGTAAAGCGCGTTGTCTACACGAGCTCAGTCGCGACGATGGGATTTTTGTCTGACGGTACGGTCGTGGACGAAGACACGCCGGTCGATATTTCGCACATGATCGGCCATTACAAGCGTTCGAAGTTCATGGCGGAGCAAGCTGCGCTGGCAGCTGGCCGGGGAGGAGCGCCGGTAGTGGTGGTGAATCCGACAACACCGATTGGTGAGCGCGACATCAAGCCGACTCCGACTGGGCGGATCATCGTAGACTTTCTCAATCGTAACTTTCCCGCATACGTGGATACCGGACTCAATCTCGTCGATGTGAAGGAAGTTGCGCGCGGACACCTGCTCGCGATGGAGAAGGCCAAACCTGGCGAACGATACATTCTGGGTGGGGAGAACCTTACGCTGAAGCACATTCTAGACATGCTGTCGGCGATCACCGGATTGCCATCTCCGAGTATGAAGGTACCGCACGCTGTGGCACTCGGCTTCGCTGCATTTGATCAATTCTTTACCGGCACGCTGCGCCGCAAGGAGCCGCGGGCAACCGTGGAGGCCGTCCGCATGGGACGCAAGAAAATGTTTGCCTCCTCTGCCAAGGCAGAACGCGAACTGGGATATCGCGCAGCGCCGGTGGAGGACGCATTGCGCCGGGCCTCGAAGTGGTTCGCACACCACGGATACGTGCGCCAGCCCGTACCGGCTGCAATGGGAGTTGCGAGCTGATGGCGCGCGTGGGAATTATCGCGGCAATGTTTCGCGAGGTCCATCCTTTGGTGCGCAACATGCAGCCCCTCAAGTATCTGCCCGATGGCCGAGTGCAAATCTATCAAAGCAAGAATGCCGTGATCGCTTATGCCGGAATGGGACGCGATCCAGCCATGATCGCAGCTCGTGCGGTGTTGTCCATAGGAGAGATCAGCTTGCTAGCGTCCGTCGGATGGGCAGGAGGATTAAATCCGAGCGCTGCAGCGGGCAAGGTCGTCCATCCTGCCACGGTCATCGATTCCCTTTCCGGGAAGCGATATTCTGCTGGAGGCAGCGGAGGCACGTTAGTTACGGTTCAACTCGTTGCGGGTCTCGAGGAAAAGCGGCGGCTGGGTGAACAATACCGAGGCGACTATGTGGACATGGAAGCTGCCGCGATTGCGGAGTGTGCCGAGGAAGCTAAGATTCCTTTCCACTGCTTCAAGGCGATCTCCGACGCTCACGACGCACGCCTGCCCGATATGAATCAATTCAATCGCAGTGGCCAGTTCAGTGCCTGGCGGTTCATAGCCCACATCGCTGTTCGTCCGTGGCTGTGGCGTGTGGTGTCCGACATGAGCAAGGCCTCCCTTGATTCTCGCGATGCGCTATGCAAACGGCTCGAGCAATGGATCGCTGAGAACGCTTCCACCGCTTTGAAGCCGGAAACCAGCAAAGCCGGTTAGTGCGTAACAGAATCCGCTCGCGATTGCGTGCGGTGACCCTAAGCTAAAATGGAGCTACGCGCCCGTAGCTCAGTTGGACTAGAGCATTTGCCTTCTAAGCAAAGGGTCGCAGGTTCGAATCCTGCCGGGCGCACCATTATTACCTCTACACTGATAGTTCTTGTATCGGGCGAACTTCGACGCCACCGAGACGAATGATGGGGATCTTTGATGCCACGCGGATGGCCTCCTTCAGATCCTTGGCGTCAATCAGGATGAATCCGCCAATTTGCTCTTTCGTCTCAGCAAAAGGACCATCAATTACCGATATCTTGCCTCTCTTTATCCGTACAGTGCTGGCAGCTCGAACGGGTTGAAGCGCTTGAGCGACGATAAATCGGCCTTTTTTCTGCAGCACTTCGTTATAGGCGAGCGATTCAGCCGTTAGAGCATCCGACTCGCGCTTCGATAAGGCAGTCAGTTTCTTCTCATCAAAAAAGACTGTGCACAGGTACTTCATTCGTCCTCCACGTTCATAGATATTCTGCGTTCTCACAAAATCGACGTCTCAACCGGGCCGAAATGGACATTCCGGTTTTAGAAAATTGGCGCCAATCGCATTTGCCGATTTGCAAACTGGTTGTAATTCAACTTTTACAGCGTGGTGACAATCACAGGAGTACGAAGCGAGTAGCCTCCGAAACGACGCGCCTGGGACAGGACGCGATCTAAATGCCAGGAGGTGGCAAGTGGCGATTGTGAATCAGTTAGTCAGTCATCACGACAAAACTTTTCCGGTGGTCTCGCGAAGGGCCGGCGTTGCGACCATCATGTTCCTTTTTCTCCTAGTCGGTTCGTCTTTGATTCATGCGCAGGCGACAAGAACGCAGCAAAGCGAGCAGATCCTCCAACCGGGCGGCGACACGGTCGAGCACGACACGTTCGGGACTGGCGTCGCGATTAGCGGCAATACTATGGTTATCGGCGCCGAAAACGCCGACGGAAATGAGGTTGGTGCGGGAGCTGCCTTCATTTTTGACAAGATCGGCGACAACTGGGTGCAGACTGCGAGGATATTCGCGGCCGATGGGCACGCGCAACCTTTGCCAAGCGAGCCGGGCAAGTTTGAGTCTGATTCGTTCGGTTTAAGCGTTGCAATCAGCGGAGATACTGTCGTCGTCGGTGCTCCGGATCACATCCATCCCGGCATAGGGGGACCCTCTGCAAGAGTCGGGGCTGTCTACGTGTTTCAGCGTCTGAATGGCGTCTGGACTCAGCAAGCGGAGCTGTTCTCACCAAATCCTAATGTCCACGACAATTTTGGAGGTCAGCAGGGCAACTCCCTTGCAGGAGGCGTCGGCATCAGCGGGAACACGATCGTCGTGGCAGATGCCGGCAACTTCCAGTTCAACAACATCCCCGCGGGCATCGATGTTTTTAACCGCATAAACGGTACCTGGACCTTCACCACTCAGCTGACCGTACCGGCTGATTTCTCGTTCTTTCCCAACAGTCTGGCCTTTGATGGAAAGACGCTGGCGGTCGGCTCAAACATCAGCGATACCTTGACCGCTCCTTTCGCCGGAGTGGCTTACGTCTTCCAGTTCAACGACGGTCAATGGTCTGCCCCAATGACCTTGGCTGCCGATGATGCGACGTCCGGAGCCCAATTCGGGAACGGAGTCGGCCTCAGCGGCAACTTGATTGTCGTTGGCGCGAACTTCGCACCGGGTGCTACGTCGCAGTCGGGCGCAGCTTACATTTTTGCTGGTGAAGGAGATTCCTGGCGACAGAAAGCCAAGCTTATCTCCAACGACGGGCAGGACTTCGACCAGTTTGGAGTCACCATCGCCGTCAGCGGACGAACGGTGCTTGTGAGCGCAAGCAATCACACGCCGCCGGTCGCAGACGCTACAGCGGGCGGCGCGGCATATGTATTTCGTCACAGAGATGGCGGATGGCAGCAGACCGACGAGCTCTTTGCCAGTGACGCTATTGGAGGAGGAGACTTCGGCGCCAGCGTCGCGATTCAAGACAACACCCTCATCGTGGGAGCCGATGGTCAGCATCCCCCGGTGGAGGGCTATCCCGGTGGGGAGGCTTATGTCTTTCGCCTGAATCCTGAGTAGAGGATAGTGGCTTCGGTTGTAAGGTAGAGACGCAGCAAGCTGCGTCTCTACCTTGCTCGGGAGCAATACTGGATGATCGCGTGTTGAATCATTTTCATGGCAATAGCCCACCGTTTCCGGGCCTGACCTTCATCCTCGCCATATCCATTGAGGTAAAACGTGATGTAGAAGCACTCCCGCACTTCGACGCGACGATCGATGCAGTGGCGAACAGTAAACTCAGCAGCACTTGCCATTTCCGGCGCGTGCCGTAATAACTTTGCGAGTGCTTGCACGAAGTGCTCATTTTCGGAGAATTGGGTGCGGCGTTCTTTGTCGGCAAACAATAAATCCACATACGATCCGAACTTGCAGGGTTCGCCGAAGACTTCGTCATCCGCATTGATTTCGCGGCTTGTCCAAGCGTCGCACTTAGCGGTCTCGAAAGGAGAGTCCGGCGAGTTGGCCCACTTCAGGAATTCGGCGAGGTCAGAGTATGCGCAGGCTTCAGGAATCTCCAACAGAAGTTCGGGCTGGCGCTTGAGGTCGAGGAAACGTGAAGAGCCATCTTCGAGGCTCCAGGGAATCTCGAGTTGGGGATCGTCGGCGCCTAGTTCGACTGTCCATTCGGCGAGCATGGGTTTCCAGTTAATTCCAAGGCATTGATGACATGGGCGTATTCGAGACCCTTAAAAACTGTCATTCCTCGCTCCGCCGCGATGCATTTTCGAACACGAAACAGCTGATGCGGAGCGGGGAATCTGCTGTTTTCTTTGCGTCAATCATGTAACAGCGAACAGCAGATCCCCCGCGCAAAAAGCGCGCGAGGGATGACAGTCTTTGAAAGAGAGTGCGTACTGAAACTTCTCGCACC
This genomic interval from Terriglobales bacterium contains the following:
- the hpnA gene encoding hopanoid-associated sugar epimerase, which produces MKVFVTGATGFVGSHVAELLQQQGAELRLLVRRGSRTDNIDSLRADRVEGDLGDFSSLSRGMSGCEVVFHVAADYRLWVRNPHEMYRANVDGTLSVIDAARQAGVKRVVYTSSVATMGFLSDGTVVDEDTPVDISHMIGHYKRSKFMAEQAALAAGRGGAPVVVVNPTTPIGERDIKPTPTGRIIVDFLNRNFPAYVDTGLNLVDVKEVARGHLLAMEKAKPGERYILGGENLTLKHILDMLSAITGLPSPSMKVPHAVALGFAAFDQFFTGTLRRKEPRATVEAVRMGRKKMFASSAKAERELGYRAAPVEDALRRASKWFAHHGYVRQPVPAAMGVAS
- a CDS encoding FG-GAP repeat protein, producing the protein MAIVNQLVSHHDKTFPVVSRRAGVATIMFLFLLVGSSLIHAQATRTQQSEQILQPGGDTVEHDTFGTGVAISGNTMVIGAENADGNEVGAGAAFIFDKIGDNWVQTARIFAADGHAQPLPSEPGKFESDSFGLSVAISGDTVVVGAPDHIHPGIGGPSARVGAVYVFQRLNGVWTQQAELFSPNPNVHDNFGGQQGNSLAGGVGISGNTIVVADAGNFQFNNIPAGIDVFNRINGTWTFTTQLTVPADFSFFPNSLAFDGKTLAVGSNISDTLTAPFAGVAYVFQFNDGQWSAPMTLAADDATSGAQFGNGVGLSGNLIVVGANFAPGATSQSGAAYIFAGEGDSWRQKAKLISNDGQDFDQFGVTIAVSGRTVLVSASNHTPPVADATAGGAAYVFRHRDGGWQQTDELFASDAIGGGDFGASVAIQDNTLIVGADGQHPPVEGYPGGEAYVFRLNPE
- a CDS encoding 2-oxoacid:ferredoxin oxidoreductase subunit beta; this encodes MATTPTSTPAPKTNRLGLQVIDYRGGKTTLCAGCGHNAISERVIDAMYEMGVQPERVLKLSGIGCSSKTPAYFISRAHSFNSLHGRMPSVATGAVLANRSMLSIGVSGDGDTASIGMGQFIHLMRRNLPIIYIIEDNGVYGLTKGQFSATADLGSKQKSGVINDLPAIDTCALAIQMGATFVGRSFSGDKKQLLTMLKAAIAHRGTVMLDVISPCVTFNDHEGSTKSYKYVQEHEEAISEAGFVPHFEDIAVDYDPGSTFDVQMHDGSHLRLRKLHEDYDPTNKTNAVKNLMEAHEKGEVLTGVFYIDTQKPNFVDLLHITETPLAHLPQEVVRPPKRALDEVMESLR
- a CDS encoding YciI family protein, translated to MKYLCTVFFDEKKLTALSKRESDALTAESLAYNEVLQKKGRFIVAQALQPVRAASTVRIKRGKISVIDGPFAETKEQIGGFILIDAKDLKEAIRVASKIPIIRLGGVEVRPIQELSV